A genomic segment from Homalodisca vitripennis isolate AUS2020 unplaced genomic scaffold, UT_GWSS_2.1 ScUCBcl_785;HRSCAF=3497, whole genome shotgun sequence encodes:
- the LOC124370985 gene encoding uncharacterized protein LOC124370985, producing MDVESFVLSVRSRESIWNQQLANHHNRYVLDKLWKEVGQENNCSVKDAQQKWKSLRDYYRKEIRKMQEERSGSSADTIYKSNWPYFMLLDFLRSQFKTRPTSGNLKEKIKPNKCLDSAATEGVPMASDENFDFENSQIEESYASNQPPNDTEATEMRN from the exons ATGGACGTAGAATCTTTTGTTTTGTCAGTACGATCTCGTGAGTCCATTTGGAACCAGCAACTGGCTAATCACCATAATAGGTATGTCCTCGACAAGCTGTGGAAGGAGGTGGGACAGGAAAATAACTGTTCAG tgaaAGATGCACAACAGAAGTGGAAGTCCCTGAGAGACTACTACAGAAAAGAAATTCGAAAAATGCAAGAGGAGCGATCGGGATCCAGTGCTGACACCATTTACAAGTCGAATTGGCcctattttatgttattggattTTTTGAGATCTCAGTTCAAGACGAGACCTACTTCAGGTAACTTAAAAGAGAAAATCAAACCTAACAAGTGCTTGGACTCAGCAGCTACGGAAGGCGTTCCTATGGCAAGCGACgaaaactttgattttgaaaatagtcaAATTGAGGAGTCCTATGCATCTAATCAGCCTCCAAACGATACAGAGGCTACTGAGATGAGAAACTGA